A window of Salmo trutta chromosome 33, fSalTru1.1, whole genome shotgun sequence genomic DNA:
GTGGCTCAGGCTACCAATGGAATACATTTCCCAATGGTAAACAAATTGAGACATAGTGACAAGCACAGAATAAATGCAACCATTCATCATCTGTCCATTCATGGGTGTTGTTATTGGTCTTACAAATACTCTAACCCAAGATGATGCCTAAGAGATGGCCTGCTATGTGTCTTTCTCTGATCACTGTCAGTCTGATAGTCTTATCCAAAATCCACAGTTTATTGGTTTGTTAGTTTTCCCAGTATGGCGTCAAAGTGCAGCTGTCAAAAAGGGATTTAAGCCAGCTGAGACTGGATTCTTTGAAGTTCTCTGTTTCCAACCATTACAGagatgcttgtgtgtgtgcctcaTTTGGAATGAGAGTAAAAGGGCTCTGGGTTATTATTGTGCCCAGCACCCACAGTTTCTTCTTTGAAATATGGCAGTTGAACCCTCTTGAGAAGCCTGAGTAAAATTGCCTATCATCACTTGAAGAAAAAATTGTTAATGTGATTTGTGCTTATAACAGCTTATTTTCACAGCCTGCCTCTTTTTACACTTTTATAtgacaatttcacaacataaCCAAGGATTCCATGATCCAATATTGTTTGATGTAATCCAATCCCAATAATTTGAAGAGAAATTGTTGATGATCTACAGTGAGTACTGTACTTTGTTACAAGGAGAGGGTGGTAAAGAGGCCCTGGGAGGAGGAGTGGATGAGTTGCTACCCTAGACACTCAGTGATATAAGGTCAGTTCATAGACCGTATATAAACATATGATCAGTTGCACATTTCCACCCCTAATGGATTGGTGAGGGTAAGATTATCCTACATGGCTGAAAGGGAATTAAAAAGTTAATTTTAAATGGGCCTGACTGGAGGCATAATTCATTGACCTtccttcaacaacaaaaaatcctccCTGCCTCACTCAATGCAACCCAAATACCTGTTGCTCATGCAGTGATGTTTGTTTGTAAAGCAGGTGCAAGTCAAGAgtcaagtaaaagtaaatataAACAGAAAGATATATGAATCACCACctaatttgtattatttttttgcaGGGGAAATGACATAATCTCTTTTAGATACCTTAATATTTCGCCAGAGGGCGGTGTGCCCTCACTGCAAATTACGTGATGTTGACAAACGAGGAAGTGATTATTATGTTGTTTTTTCAACGCTAAACCTTCTGTGGCTCTCCATGGGACCTACAATTGAAATACGATGAGACTTTGGTGAGTAACTCCTCTCTTTCAAATGTAGATATAATTGAACATGTATTCAGACGAAATGACTACAAGTGGGATGCACTGTTGAGCTCTACATCCCGAGGGGTTCATGCTGATTGTGGCAGCCGGTTAAATGGCGTCCTTGACaagacaagaagaagaagaagatgttTATCAGGAGAAGTGTAGTATTATCGCAAGGAGACGTATACTTGGAATACTGAGGTGGAATGGAGGGAAAGGAGGATGCAGAGAATGTCTAAGAGCGAGAGGGATAAGAGAGTGAGCTTGAGTTGGTTAAAAAataatggtagaaagtgtaagcagggtgagttgaagacaggaggagaaatgtaaatgaatgagggtgtggtgaagttctcggaGCCCGAGGCTTTCACCGAGGGTCGGGATAAAGATGAGTCTGACAGtaggagtgacatttttggaAAAAGTTGactcttgccttttggctgatccatttgtggtttcagggtgggtgaaaaccgacatgggtgctgtggaatcggtgagggtaaccagaagtggtcttgtgataattgtttgtgtttttgcTGGTCAGAGGGACCAGGCGCTCCATGTTGAACGAATGGGGGCAAgagatgtgaattgttttgctctcaagaaaagggcgccattgaaaggagtgattactgaccaactgaaggggaagattcccggtgtgtgtgatgctcgtcgtttggtgcGACGAAGACAGGGTGGCGCGGACAGTGAAACAGAAAAGTCATTGTTTGCCCAACAAAGTGATGTTGGGGTATAACTTATCCTGTACGAGTTTTGTGCCGAATAGAttgttgttacaggtgtcaagcttatgggcatgtggcagcagtgtgtaggaggcattttcctaggtgtgagaagtgtgcagaagggcatgagacaaaggaacgTGTATCATTGGGGGAAAATAGTGGtctgtgttaattgtaggggtgcccatggggctggggatcagaaatgtcccgtgcgagagaggcaggttgagctTTCCAAGGTTAGTGTAATGCGGacgttgtcatatgctgaggcagtgaagaaggTAGATGAAGATGGGTCAAGGGAGAGGGATAccgagaggagtggtgtgagtagtctatctgtaccagtacagagggatgcACCAACAAGTGATATTTGCTTCAGTAAGATTTGATTTTTgccatttatagcaatggttatcaactgtactgcaagGATGGAATGTATGTCGcagaaaatagaggttgtggtggcagctgcagagaggtatttgtgTGTGCGAgtcagggtgtgttgagtggtggtgtcccatcctgaagtaggactaaatagatttaaatagtggagtatggTATTTATTTaagtgagtgtagtgttagatggtatgttttatttcttttttcttCAGTGAAGTACAAGGGAGTtctactccagtctagtaggttgCGGTAATGCAACATGTATTGGAAGCCAACTGCTGTTAAACCTCATAGAAGAAGAATGTATTCAGACATGCGGCATGTCAGGATGTGTAGTTCGTCTTTTTATGTTTCACATTTATTAAACCCCTGAAAAACATGAACCTTGAATGCTGTAGACAGTAAACTAAACCGTCAAAATAGATTTCAAAACAGTGTTGTTTTTTGATGGTGATTTGTATTTGTGAAGGTGCTAGAGTGCAGTATTATAGGTGATACTGTATTCTAATGTTTATTTTATCTTCCTATAACACAGGTTGAACAATAAAGAGCTGCATAATTCTACCAACCAGGCTTAGGCCTGGTCACACTATGTTCCACCTGTCTAGTCTTCTTCTTGACCCCCCCTCCCAGGAACAGTAAATAGTTACAGTAACATGTCTTCAGGCCCACCTCAGTCGCCCACAGTGGCTAAGACAGAGGTGACTGTTGAAGGAGAATGCCCTATCTTCGCTGCCACCTTTGCCTACTGGGACAACATCCTGGGGCCGCGGGTGTGTCACATCTGGGCTCCCAGGTGCGAGCAACCACTGTTGCTGAGCGATGGCGAAGTCACCTTCCTGGCCAATCACACACTGAACGGGGAGATTCTGCGCAGCGCAGAGTGCGGCGCCGTGGACGTCAAGTTCTTCGTCCTAGCCGAGAAGGGTGTCATCATCATCTCGCTCATCTTCGATGGCGAGCTGAAGGGTGACAAGAACACCTGTGCCCTGTCCATCATCCTGCCGCAGACAGAGCTGGCCTTCTACCTGCCCTTGCACATGGTCTGTGTGGAGAGGCTCAAACACATAATCCGCAAGGGACGCATCTGGATGCAGAAGGTAAGTATTCAAATGTTCTTGTTCTGTCCCAGCACGTGAATGATCCCCAAAGAGCGAAATGGTTCAAATCAAGTAAGTCAGCACTAACACCTGAATCATGAAGCCTGCCATGCCTTTTTTTGTCATTGACGTACAGGGCTACAACATAATTTCTGTGCTGTCATCAGAGATTGTCCCCGTCATGGAGCTGCTGTCATCCATGAAGACACACAGTGTCCCAGAGGACATAGACGTGAGTACCTGAAGCAATCATGCACATTGGGCAACACTTTCATCATGCAAAACAGTACTTTGCAAATACTACAGTAGAACTCTGCATACCCATTTATGTAGGAACTTTTCTAAAACAGTTACGTCCACGAGAAGGAGACTATTACTACTGTCACATTATTACATCCAAGAATGACATCGAACTAGTTTCACTGATTTGTTAAGTCTCACATGGCTTTCGTTACACACCCCCAAAATAACGTTGAAAATTAAACTAAAACTTCAAAGCCTCCACATCATTCATCTATGTGAAAAAAGAAAGCTCAAAGTTCTAACCACTGAGGCTCGACTGAAGCTTTAATTAACATTTTGATGTTCATCAATGAGACAAATTGCTAACTCACTATTCCACTTTAATTTTCTGTATGTCTCGCTATAGtaggtaaaaaaagaaagaagtaTCTTGTCCTTCGTGTTGATGATTATTTCACCAAGAACTGTGTTTGTTCCCGTGTTAGATCAAGGACACCATCCTAAATGACGATGACATCGGAGACAGCTGTCATGAAGATTTCCTGCACAAGTAAACACTTTTAGGAAACTTTGTCTGGGATTCAGTCGTAGGCCTACCTGGTATAGAAATGTAATTATGAAAATTGGAAGCATCTGCTTGCGAGTTGTCTACCTAGTATTTTTGCAGAGGCCAAAACCATTCTTTCACCGTATTTAACCAAAAATGATGAGTAATCTTGCCTGCCCACTATCAAGACTGATGAGTAATCTCACTTGCCCACTATCAAGAAACAACTTTGAGTGCTCCTGTGGTTTTATTTTCTGGGATAGTCACAGGGTTGAAGAATGTTTCACTCTCCCTCAGTTTTGCACCATTCCTCTCCTTTTTTGTCCAAGCTGGGTTGGTCCAATGGGTACATATTGCTTACCTTGCACACTATATTTGTGATTAGGTCGTAGTTATCAGTGGAGTGCAGTTATGCACCCCTGACACTGTCTGTAGAAACAATTATCTTAGCTGCCTGTGGAGATGACAAATGCACTGCAAGTCACAATTTATTTACTCAGCTTTTGAGTGTTCTTGCAGTAGTCAGGAAACACTTTTGTGTCATGAGATTTATTTGATTAATCCTCTCATTTGGATATTTAGAGACCGATATTgaatgacagacacacacagcaaatcttttactatccttgtggggacctaacatttttttccattcaaaatccttaACCCCTAAACCCCCTAACCCAaatgtaaccctaaacctaacccccaaACCTAAATTAGCCTTTGTATTTGTGAGGATCTGGGAAATGTCCCCAGACTTTTGGGGATTTctggtacccacaaggatagtaatacaagcccacacacacacacacacacacacacagacacatttcaTTACTGCTCATGTTCTCATTATACTAAATTAATATCAAGTGACCATCTTTGTCATTAATAAATAATACTCCAAATGAAATTTGCCTCCGTCTCTCAGGGCAATCACTTCTCATCTCCAAACCTGTGGCTGCTCCATGGTGGTCGGAAGCAACCCAGACAAAGTCAACAAGGTACTGACAGGCTGCCAATACTCTGTGCTAAGCACATGCATACACTGGCTGATGTATCAGCATATGTATTCACACTCATCCACACACTAGCTGTATCAACATAAATGTTCTACACACAGACGTGTCTGCTTATGTTATTGTGTATCTAAAATATTACAGCATACAAAATCCCACAATactggttcacacacacacacctccaaatcctctctccctctcagaaaTGCGGATGTTGTTGAGAGGTATTCCAGGTTGATATTCATATGTTTTCTTGCGCTCTAGATAGTGCGCACGCTGTGCCTCTTCCTCACCCCTGCTGAGAGGAAGTGCTCTCGGTTCTGTAAAGCTGACTCTACTTTCAAGTATGATACAGGACTGTTTGTACAAGGCCTCCTCAAGGTACCCCACCACGCCTCTCTAAATTAGTTTTCCTACTGGGTGtgccagcccagcactaacacacctgtttcaAATAATAAACTAATAATGAGCTTTGGTTCAATGAGATACATTAAAGCCTTGTTTTACTCACATTGATATTATCCCATTGTAAGTGCATGTAAATGTAATGCAAATGAATAGTCTTTATTCAAACCAAGGCCTCAAAAAATGAACAAAAGCTCATACCTTTACAACAGACTGCCACTATGGCATTGTGATCCCCCTCCTCATTACTCTCCCACTCCTTTCTCCCACCCAGGACTCCATGGGCAGTTTTGTCTTACCCTTCCGCCAGGTGCTGTACTCGCCCTACCCGACTACGCACATCGACGTGGACATCAACACGGTGAAGCAGATGCCGCCCTGCCACGAGCACACATACATTCAGCGGCGCTACATGCGCTCAGAGCTCAGCGTGCTCTGGAAGGTGGCCAGTGAAGAGGACGTCGACACTGACACCGGCATCCACACCGAGTCCTTCACCcccgacctgtatgctctcttctctcctgttctgttcttCCAATTAGATTGGAATTGGCTATGTTTATTCTGCTGCCTAACGCATTGCTTGATTTATTTGAAATGTATCAAATTTgtcttgtttacatttacattaatgaAAGAAATGGATGTTATTCTGTTTTTTTATGACCACTAAAAGCGCCACTCTTTCTCAGACATGTATTTCAGGACGTTATGCATGAAGACACCCTGGTAAAGTCATTTATAGATGAGGTAAGACACCGGCACAAAGTAAGCAACAATATTTGTCAGCCGTTAATGGCTTATCAGGGCCAACTGTAATAGTTAATCCTGTTTGTTCCCAGGTGTTCATGCTGAAGCCAGGTCTCAATCTGCGAAGTACTTACTTGGCCCAGTTCTTGCTGATCCTTCACAGGAAGGCGCTCTCACTACTCAAATACATCGAAGATGAGACGTGAGTTACCTCTCACTATGGAAGCAGATGTAATTGGTTTTGATATGACTTTTGCCACAGCACACCAGCACACCATGTAGTACAACGTTGGATAACGGTTTGAATTCCCCACCCACAGGCAAAAGGGAAAGAAGCCTTTCCGCTCCTTGCGCAGCTTGAAGACAGACCTCGACCTGATGGTGGAAGGCGACCTGAATATCATCATGGCGTTGGCTGAAAAGCAGAGGGCTGGACTGCACTCCTTTGTATTTGGGAAGCAATTCTACACCAGTGTACATGAGGGAGATGTGCTCATGAGCTTTTGACTCTTACTCTCATCCTCATGATATATTTTTATCACCTTTTAAGAAATGGGAAAGAAATTGACATGACTTGTCCAAAAGCTGCCTTTACTAGGTGACATGTTTTGTCCACTAAAGAGTGTTGAAgtgttaaaatgtaaaaaagaaataCAGTATGCCAACCATAATATTGAAATTTCAGATGTCCATTTAAAGTCCCAAAACTTCTTTAGTTGGATTTGTGCTGCTGTCCTTTATTGCTAATCTTCATTGTTTTATTCAAAGCATGAGTCTAGAGTCTTCCATGTCTGTGTTGGGACTCCACTTTATTTGTGAAACTTAAATGTTTGGATATCAATAATAGCACACTGATTGTACAACAATCTGGACTTCCTCTATCTGTTGACTGAATGACCACAACAGCCATGTCCAGGTTATGAACCATGTATTGCCCTTTTGCAGTATGCACTGTATGTCTGAGCATTCATGCTGATTTGTTGACTAGAGACCGGTTTGTTTAAGTAAGTTTGACATGTACATCATGATGTGTATAGAGTTAATCATTAGCGTACCTTATTTGAGGTATAATGTGATATACCAGGCCATATCATATCGGTATCATGTCTTGACATTATTTTGTCATCATAATTACTGTTTGACATGATGCTAAATGTATCGTAATGTGTGTAAGGCTTTATCATGTGTCAACTTTGACTCATCTCACAGTGGCCTTAACTTACAGTATTTTCTCACTACCTTTCATTTGGTAGATGAGGTGGATAATGGTATATGCTAGTGAAACCATAATGTTATTAACCCTACTGGCCTTCATGCTGATGCAGCGTTATTCTCTAACATTTGTCAATGCATCCATGATGATAAACATTTGTCAATACAAAATGGTATGTATATTTACTATTAGTTTACACACATTTACTACAGTCTTCCAGAATGTGCCTTGAAATTTCCCACTCTGTTGTCCAAACGACCTCTTTGGTACAGCCTCTCCCATAGGCTGTTTGGCAACCTTTTACGAAAATGAAAGAGAACGTTGGATTACCTTGGTTCTCTGAGTAGAGTAACGGGTCGCCAAACAAGTTATGTGAACTCCTTCCCGTCATGCAATGTGATTGAGATAAAGATGTATACAGCCACGCCACACCTTTACTGTACCCACATGACCTGTCACTATAAAAAGGTGGTGTGGTGTGACATTGTCTATTACTCCAATTGAAGTATAGAGGTGGAGGAACGCCATGAAAACTTGGCGACCAGTTACCTTACTCAGAGGACCAAGGTAATCCAACGTTCTCTTTCATTTTCGTAAAAGGTTGCCAAACAGCCTATAGGAGAGGCTGTACCAAAGAGGTCGTTCGGACAACAGAGTGGGAAAACTCACCATTTAACTTAGTCCAGATGAGTCCCTAACAGGGTAACAGAATTTCAACTGTGGTATACAACCATATACTCATGCAAGCTGAAAGCTTGAACTTAAAACATGATGCTTCACCATGAGTGGAAGGCCTCTGTATAGAACATCCATTTCACTGACGGTTGATAAGTATGTACAAGGTTCTCGGCATGCTCACTTTTCTGGGTTGAGAGCGTGCCATGCTCAGAACCCCAGACCCCACTGATGGTGTGGACATAACATTAGGTCTGTAGTACCTCATGAAAGTCATGGGTGTTGACCAACTTGCAACAACACACAGAGTCCAGGGAGCTCCATCTGAACAGCACCCATGTATAGACCATAACCCTGGTGGAGTGGGCTACTACGCCATCTGGAGTTGGTCTATAGCTCAAATGCCAGACAGCTAGATCCAGATAGGTCCGGCCGGCCAGATagctaggctgtcattgtaaataagaatttgttcttaactgacttgcctagttaaattaaaaaaagctAGGTCCGGCCATATAGCTAAGTCCAGCTGGCCAGCCAGATAGCTAGGTCTGACTTAGCTATTTGGCCGACCAAACCTTGCTTTCTGGACGGCCGAACCTTGCTATCTGGCCAGCAGGCTGGACATACCTATCTGGACCTTGCTATAGGCAGATTGCTAGGTCCGGCCAAAAGGCAGGCCAGTAAACATCTTTGATATTAAGCAGCTCAATCACATGCGTGAATAGGAAGGAGTTCCCACAGGTTGTTTGGCGACCCGTTACGAAAAACAAAGACAACCAATGCATTAGGTAGCGCTCACGCGTAATAATACAACATTACAGTTGATACGCTGAAATAAATGCCTATCTTCAAGTAGGATGTACAAAATCCTTTGTATTAATTGGTTGATTCATCGACCACCATTTACCCATTGGTCGAACTTTGCATGTGGTGTTTGCGACAGGAAAAACAGTAAACTGGCTCGATCAgagatacttttgaggagatggaaAACTCTAATGGAATCTAAATTAGCGCCCATTGTGTAATTTGCCCATGCTACGTCAATGGGCCGTGCGGTGCATTCTGGGCGATTCTGGGACATGGAGTGCTCTCCTTCAAGGAGTGGGAGTCAATTGGGCGCTTACTCAAAAACCCAACCGTAGCATGAATTTCGTtaacaagaagtacaacattacaaatattatCCAAGATGTGAGATAAGTAACGTGCAGTATGTAAGATTGTATAGCATTGGTATTGTACAATTGCGTACTTTTCAGTAAAATAAGCACGTTTCTCGACTCACtgtgactttgagaagggattgctTAGCATCTGCGTGACGGATCATAACAACGTGACCGCGATTAGTCGATagtctgctgggtggggcgttATACGTTCATCCATTTCCCAATTGGATTCCTATCTCCTCCTTTCTGTAATATCTCTGGCTAGATGCCATGTAAATATTCTGGAGAGCCGCTAAGGATGTCTAAAAGAACAAAAGGATAGAACTGCCGAACAATTGGAGCAAAATGAAATCGAATGTCATACAACATATATCAAGGTTTGTGTTATCTGTTTTTGCCCTTAGACTTTCTATACGGAGAAAGACCAAGTCGTTGGGTGCGGCCTGGCTGTTGTAACATGCTAACTAGTCTAGATAGCAAACGTCATTAGCTTGCTTACCTGAAGCTTTGGGGAACCGTGGCTGTCAAAGATGCTGCAAGGCAGACAAGGCGTTGCAAGTGTCTGTCGGTTTACTTGAAATGACCCTATTCATGTGTTTTGTTCATAACTTGTCGATACATTAATGACCTCAGAATTCCCCAAATCTCAAATAAATTGTTAGCCGACGAGTGTATAAACTGGCGCTCGTGCCCACAGAGCAAacaaacctagctagctaacgttactagctAATTTGCTAACTGACTAACTGGTCGTTGAATACGATCGATCCCCCCCCAAACATGGATGTGCACAGCAGCCAGTATTCATTGCAATCATGAAAATTGTGATGGAAGTGAGAGTGCAAGGTCGTTCACTCTTGCctcttagctagccagctagctaacttacaaacagaaatactccCATTTATGACCGTCAGAATTATGTAGTCAAGTATATTTCATCTGACTTGACAAACCTATTTGTTATGGTTGCTTCACTTATGCTGTTGTCAAACATCCAATTTACCATTGCAACATGTTTGAGCCTGCCTTGAAAGATTTAAGCAGTAGAGGCTCtttagaggaggaaggggaggaccatgctcctcagtgaatttcataaaaatagtaaaacattaaaGCTAgccttttagataaaactatactaaatatattcacgtcaccaaataatttatcaAAACACACAGATTTGCAATGAATGTCTACAGT
This region includes:
- the LOC115172480 gene encoding guanine nucleotide exchange C9orf72, which translates into the protein MSSGPPQSPTVAKTEVTVEGECPIFAATFAYWDNILGPRVCHIWAPRCEQPLLLSDGEVTFLANHTLNGEILRSAECGAVDVKFFVLAEKGVIIISLIFDGELKGDKNTCALSIILPQTELAFYLPLHMVCVERLKHIIRKGRIWMQKGYNIISVLSSEIVPVMELLSSMKTHSVPEDIDIKDTILNDDDIGDSCHEDFLHKAITSHLQTCGCSMVVGSNPDKVNKIVRTLCLFLTPAERKCSRFCKADSTFKYDTGLFVQGLLKDSMGSFVLPFRQVLYSPYPTTHIDVDINTVKQMPPCHEHTYIQRRYMRSELSVLWKVASEEDVDTDTGIHTESFTPDLHVFQDVMHEDTLVKSFIDEVFMLKPGLNLRSTYLAQFLLILHRKALSLLKYIEDETQKGKKPFRSLRSLKTDLDLMVEGDLNIIMALAEKQRAGLHSFVFGKQFYTSVHEGDVLMSF